Proteins from a single region of Argiope bruennichi chromosome 6, qqArgBrue1.1, whole genome shotgun sequence:
- the LOC129972965 gene encoding adult-specific rigid cuticular protein 15.7-like, giving the protein MFAKVIFFFAALVAAHASLFAAPIINTGISNRAQTQDAFGNYAFSYGIKDGLGATNSRAEVGDALGNKKGSYTLADIDGRARRVDYVADGLGFRASVKTNEPGTAASAPAAALIASPYAGPVAPVVSHVAPAAAIAAPAIAAPLALGGIIGAGPLGLGHGAGLLGLGLGKVLI; this is encoded by the exons ATGTTCGCTAAA GTCATTTTCTTCTTCGCAGCCCTTGTGGCAGCTCACGCCTCCCTCTTCGCCGCACCCATCATCAACACAGGAATCAGCAACAGAGCTCAGACTCAGGAT GCTTTCGGCAACTATGCTTTCAGCTATGGCATTAAAGATGGACTCGGTGCCACCAACTCTCGTGCTGAAGTAGGCGATGCTCTCGGAAACAAGAAGGGATCTTACACCCTTGCTGACATCGACGGAAGGGCCCGACGAGTCGACTATGTCGCTGATGGTCTTGGATTCCGAGCTAGCGTCAAGACCAACGAACCAGGAACCGCTGCCAGCGCTCCAGCAGCCGCCCTTATCGCCAGTCCCTATGCTGGACCTGTCGCTCCTGTCGTCAGCCATGTGGCCCCAGCCGCTGCCATTGCCGCCCCAGCAATCGCTGCACCCCTTGCTCTCGGTGGAATCATTGGAGCCGGACCTCTTGGTCTCGGACATGGAGCAGGCCTTTTGGGACTCGGACTCGGCAAAGTTCTGATCTAA